One Coprococcus phoceensis DNA window includes the following coding sequences:
- the hisA gene encoding phosphoribosylformimino-5-aminoimidazole carboxamide ribotide isomerase, whose translation MQFRPCIDIHNGAVRQIVGGSLKDEGDQAITNFTSEYDARFYANLYRKDGIRGGHIILLNPSTSEYFDATKKQALEALRAYPQGMQIGGGVTAENAKEYLDAGASHVIVTSYVFRDGEVKWENLQKLKETVGKERIVLDLSCRKKEDFYYIVTNRWQTFTNVKVTISLLDQLSDYCDEFLIHGVDVEGKSSGVELPLVELLAKWDGIPITYAGGIGSLEDLEAFRCAGKEKLNFTIGSALDLFGGQIPYENVKKCDHLRKSL comes from the coding sequence ATGCAATTCAGACCTTGTATTGACATACATAATGGAGCTGTCAGGCAGATTGTCGGAGGGTCACTGAAAGATGAAGGTGATCAGGCAATCACAAATTTTACTTCGGAATATGATGCGCGGTTTTATGCAAATCTCTATCGAAAAGATGGTATTCGAGGAGGACATATTATATTGCTGAATCCAAGTACATCAGAATATTTTGATGCCACAAAAAAGCAGGCGTTGGAGGCACTGCGTGCATATCCGCAAGGAATGCAGATCGGTGGAGGAGTTACCGCAGAGAATGCGAAGGAATATCTGGATGCAGGAGCAAGTCACGTCATTGTCACATCATATGTTTTTCGAGATGGAGAAGTAAAGTGGGAGAATTTGCAAAAACTCAAGGAGACAGTCGGAAAAGAGCGAATCGTGCTTGATTTAAGCTGCAGAAAAAAAGAGGATTTTTACTATATTGTGACAAACCGATGGCAGACATTCACCAATGTGAAGGTGACGATATCATTATTGGACCAGCTTTCAGATTACTGTGATGAATTTCTGATACATGGGGTAGATGTGGAGGGAAAATCATCAGGAGTAGAACTGCCGCTTGTGGAACTGCTTGCAAAGTGGGATGGTATACCGATTACTTATGCAGGCGGAATAGGAAGTCTGGAAGATTTGGAAGCATTTCGGTGTGCGGGAAAAGAGAAGTTAAATTTTACAATTGGAAGTGCACTAGATTTGTTTGGTGGGCAGATTCCATACGAGAACGTAAAAAAATGTGACCATTTGCGAAAGAGTTTGTGA
- a CDS encoding ROK family glucokinase — MNYCFGVDIGGTTIKMGIFKFDGESVDKWEIKTRTENKGSAILPDVAYSVAEKLKEHAIPKEAVLGIGVGVPAPVSEDGIVNGTANLGWEYKEVKHELEELTGIKVKVGNDANVAALGEMWKGGGLGQKNIVMVTLGTGVGGGIIIDGQILTGAGGAGGEIGHICVNYEETEQCGCGNRGCLEQYASATGIVRLAKKKLEAGAADTVLNAENVTAKDVFDAVKAGDQVAMEIAEEFGRYLGYALANIAALVDPAAIVIGGGVSKAGEILLDYVEKAYEERVFFANKRVRFALAQLGNDAGIFGAAKMVLK; from the coding sequence ATGAATTATTGTTTTGGAGTAGATATTGGTGGAACAACTATAAAAATGGGAATTTTTAAATTCGATGGAGAGAGTGTGGACAAGTGGGAGATCAAAACGAGAACAGAGAACAAGGGCTCAGCAATTCTCCCTGATGTAGCATATTCTGTTGCAGAGAAATTAAAAGAGCATGCAATTCCGAAAGAAGCTGTTTTAGGAATTGGTGTGGGAGTACCGGCACCGGTATCAGAAGATGGAATTGTCAATGGTACAGCAAACCTTGGATGGGAATATAAAGAGGTAAAACATGAGCTTGAGGAATTGACAGGAATCAAAGTAAAAGTTGGCAATGATGCGAATGTGGCAGCACTCGGTGAGATGTGGAAAGGCGGCGGTCTCGGACAGAAAAATATTGTGATGGTGACACTTGGGACAGGTGTTGGCGGTGGAATTATCATTGACGGTCAGATTTTGACAGGTGCCGGTGGCGCCGGTGGAGAGATTGGACACATCTGCGTGAATTATGAAGAGACAGAGCAATGTGGATGTGGAAATCGTGGATGTCTGGAGCAATATGCATCTGCGACAGGGATTGTGCGTCTTGCAAAGAAAAAATTGGAGGCAGGTGCAGCAGATACAGTATTAAATGCAGAGAATGTGACAGCAAAAGATGTGTTTGACGCGGTGAAAGCAGGAGATCAGGTCGCAATGGAAATTGCAGAAGAATTCGGACGATATCTGGGATATGCGCTGGCAAACATTGCAGCATTGGTAGATCCGGCGGCGATTGTAATCGGAGGCGGTGTATCGAAAGCAGGAGAGATTCTTTTGGACTATGTAGAAAAAGCATATGAGGAAAGAGTGTTCTTTGCAAATAAAAGAGTAAGATTTGCATTGGCACAGCTTGGAAATGATGCAGGTATATTCGGGGCGGCAAAGATGGTATTAAAATAG
- the dapA gene encoding 4-hydroxy-tetrahydrodipicolinate synthase, which produces MAIFTGAGVAIITPFHADGSINYEKLEELIDYHCNNGTDSIVICGTTGESATMTEEEHLDCIKKTIDFTKGRVPVIAGTGSNCTRTAIELSKAAAEYGADGLLVVTPYYNKATQAGLIQHYTAVANEAKAPIIMYSVASRTGCNIEPATVAHLVKNVDNIVGIKEASGNISQVAKIMNLTDGKVDLYSGNDDQIVPIMSLGGKGVISVLSNIAPKETHDICAKFFEGDVKGSMELQLNALPLIEQLFCEVNPIPVKKAMNLMGMEVGGLRMPLTELTEAHTETLKKAMKDFGIL; this is translated from the coding sequence ATGGCTATTTTTACAGGGGCAGGAGTGGCGATTATCACACCATTTCATGCGGATGGAAGTATTAATTATGAAAAATTAGAAGAATTGATTGATTATCATTGCAATAACGGGACAGACAGTATTGTGATTTGTGGCACGACAGGTGAGTCTGCGACGATGACAGAAGAAGAACATCTGGACTGTATTAAAAAGACAATTGATTTCACAAAAGGAAGAGTTCCGGTTATCGCGGGAACGGGATCAAACTGTACAAGAACAGCAATTGAATTGTCAAAAGCGGCAGCAGAGTACGGGGCAGATGGATTACTGGTTGTCACCCCATATTATAATAAAGCAACACAGGCCGGATTGATTCAACATTATACAGCGGTTGCGAATGAAGCTAAAGCGCCAATTATCATGTACAGTGTGGCAAGCAGAACAGGCTGCAATATTGAGCCGGCGACAGTTGCGCATCTTGTGAAGAATGTGGATAACATTGTCGGAATCAAGGAAGCTTCGGGGAATATTTCTCAGGTTGCGAAGATTATGAACCTGACAGATGGAAAGGTCGACTTGTATTCAGGAAATGATGATCAGATTGTGCCGATTATGTCCCTTGGCGGAAAAGGTGTGATTTCTGTATTGTCTAATATCGCCCCAAAAGAGACGCACGATATCTGTGCAAAATTCTTTGAAGGTGATGTAAAAGGAAGTATGGAATTACAGTTAAATGCATTGCCTTTGATTGAGCAGTTATTCTGTGAAGTGAATCCAATTCCTGTGAAAAAAGCGATGAACCTGATGGGAATGGAAGTTGGAGGACTTCGTATGCCGTTGACGGAGCTTACAGAGGCACATACGGAAACGTTAAAGAAAGCGATGAAAGATTTTGGGATTTTATAG
- a CDS encoding YigZ family protein, whose amino-acid sequence MLEKYKTVYQGGEGETVEKKSRFIATVIPVKTEEEAIAFIESMKKKYWNATHNCSAYVIGEQFQIQRCSDDGEPSGTAGKPMLDVLLGEEIHDTAVVVTRYFGGTLLGTGGLVRAYSGSVQAGLSASKIITKLHGYKLRIQTDYTGLGKIQYILGQRGLSVLDSVYTDQVELTALIPAEELKTVRNEITEGTNGKAVMEIEEECYFAEIDGEMKTFKD is encoded by the coding sequence ATGTTAGAAAAATATAAAACAGTATATCAAGGCGGCGAAGGGGAGACCGTTGAAAAAAAGTCAAGATTCATTGCGACGGTCATTCCGGTAAAGACAGAAGAAGAGGCGATTGCGTTTATCGAAAGCATGAAGAAAAAGTATTGGAATGCAACGCACAATTGCTCTGCCTATGTAATCGGTGAGCAGTTTCAAATCCAAAGATGCAGTGATGATGGAGAGCCAAGTGGTACAGCTGGGAAACCAATGCTAGATGTCCTGCTTGGCGAGGAGATTCATGACACAGCAGTTGTTGTGACAAGGTATTTTGGAGGAACGCTTCTTGGAACAGGTGGACTTGTGAGAGCTTATTCCGGTTCGGTACAGGCGGGACTTTCCGCTAGTAAGATTATTACCAAATTGCACGGGTATAAACTTCGGATACAGACAGATTATACAGGACTTGGAAAAATACAGTATATTTTGGGGCAGAGAGGACTGTCGGTACTTGATTCTGTGTACACTGATCAGGTGGAGCTGACTGCGTTAATTCCGGCGGAGGAACTCAAAACAGTGCGAAATGAGATTACAGAAGGCACGAATGGAAAAGCTGTCATGGAGATAGAAGAGGAGTGCTACTTCGCGGAGATAGATGGGGAAATGAAGACTTTTAAAGATTGA
- the dapB gene encoding 4-hydroxy-tetrahydrodipicolinate reductase has translation MTKLIMHGCNGKMGQVISKIVKEDPNVEMAAGIDAYTGIANDYPVFESIEKCDIKADAIIDFSNAAAVDGLLDYCVEKQVPVVLCTTGLSEEQLKKVEETSKKVAVLKSANMSLGVNMLLKLLQDAAKVLAPAGFDIEIVEKHHNQKVDAPSGTALAMADSINEALDNEYRYTYDRSQVREKREKKEIGISAVRGGTIVGEHEVIFAGEDEVIEFKHTAYSKAVFAKGAVEAGKFLKGKGAGLYDMSDVIQF, from the coding sequence ATGACAAAATTGATTATGCATGGCTGCAATGGAAAAATGGGACAAGTTATCAGTAAGATAGTAAAAGAAGACCCGAATGTCGAGATGGCAGCAGGAATAGATGCCTATACTGGAATTGCGAATGATTATCCCGTATTTGAAAGTATTGAAAAGTGTGATATCAAGGCAGATGCAATCATTGATTTTTCGAACGCGGCAGCAGTGGACGGGCTGCTTGACTACTGTGTGGAAAAACAGGTTCCGGTTGTACTGTGCACTACAGGGTTATCAGAGGAGCAGCTAAAGAAAGTAGAAGAGACAAGCAAGAAAGTTGCGGTTTTAAAATCTGCGAATATGTCATTGGGAGTCAATATGTTATTAAAACTGCTTCAGGATGCGGCAAAAGTGCTTGCACCAGCGGGGTTTGACATTGAGATTGTCGAAAAACATCATAATCAGAAAGTGGATGCGCCGAGCGGAACTGCACTTGCAATGGCGGATTCGATCAATGAAGCACTGGACAATGAATACCGTTATACTTATGACAGAAGCCAGGTGCGTGAAAAACGTGAGAAAAAGGAGATTGGAATTTCAGCAGTGAGAGGCGGCACAATTGTAGGAGAGCATGAGGTGATTTTCGCAGGAGAAGATGAAGTCATTGAATTCAAACATACTGCATATTCGAAAGCGGTGTTCGCAAAAGGTGCAGTGGAGGCAGGAAAGTTCCTGAAAGGAAAAGGAGCCGGTCTTTACGATATGAGCGACGTGATCCAATTTTAA
- the hpf gene encoding ribosome hibernation-promoting factor, HPF/YfiA family yields the protein MNYIISGKNIDVTPGLKSTIEQKLGKLERYFTPDTEIIVTLSVEKERQKIEVTIPVKGHIIRSEQVSDDMYVSIDLVEEVIERQLRKYKNKLIARQQEGGNFQSEFFEAEQDTSNNDEIKIIRTKRFGIKPMFPEDACVQMELLGHNFFVFSNAETDEVNVVYKRKNNTYGLIEPEFQ from the coding sequence ATGAACTATATTATTAGCGGCAAAAATATCGATGTAACACCTGGTTTAAAATCAACCATCGAGCAAAAATTAGGAAAACTGGAAAGGTATTTCACTCCTGATACTGAAATTATCGTGACACTCAGTGTTGAAAAAGAGCGTCAGAAAATTGAGGTAACTATCCCTGTCAAAGGTCACATTATTCGTTCCGAACAAGTGAGTGACGATATGTATGTATCCATTGACTTAGTGGAAGAAGTAATTGAACGTCAGCTTCGCAAGTATAAGAACAAATTAATTGCAAGACAGCAGGAAGGCGGGAACTTCCAATCAGAATTCTTCGAGGCAGAGCAGGATACTTCTAACAACGATGAGATTAAGATTATTCGTACAAAACGTTTTGGAATCAAGCCTATGTTCCCAGAAGACGCATGTGTTCAGATGGAACTTCTTGGACATAACTTCTTCGTATTCAGCAATGCTGAGACAGATGAAGTGAACGTTGTCTACAAACGTAAGAACAACACATACGGTCTGATTGAACCGGAATTCCAATAG
- a CDS encoding single-stranded DNA-binding protein produces MSDKIIENNQVTIMGEVASQFTFSHEVFGEGFYMVEVLVKRLSNSDDRIPLMISERLIDVHQDYTGEYIMVTGQFRSYNHHDEQKNRLVLSVFVREVTFVEEELDGAKTNSIFLDGYICKTPIYRKTPLGREIADLLLAVNRPYGKSDYIPCICWGRNARFASGFEVGEHVQILGRIQSREYIKKLTETETQKRIAYEVSVSKLECVEE; encoded by the coding sequence ATGTCAGATAAGATTATTGAAAACAACCAGGTAACGATTATGGGAGAGGTGGCGTCTCAGTTTACATTCAGCCACGAGGTATTCGGGGAAGGCTTTTATATGGTGGAAGTGCTTGTGAAGCGTTTGAGCAATTCAGACGATCGTATTCCGCTGATGATTTCAGAGAGGCTGATTGATGTGCATCAGGATTACACAGGGGAATATATTATGGTAACAGGGCAATTCCGCTCCTATAATCATCATGATGAACAAAAAAACAGACTTGTACTTTCTGTATTTGTAAGAGAGGTAACATTTGTGGAAGAAGAGCTTGATGGGGCAAAGACAAACAGTATCTTTTTAGATGGCTATATCTGCAAAACACCGATTTACAGAAAGACACCGCTTGGAAGAGAGATTGCAGATCTTCTGCTGGCTGTAAACAGACCATATGGGAAATCGGATTACATACCATGCATCTGCTGGGGAAGAAATGCAAGATTTGCATCTGGCTTTGAAGTCGGAGAACATGTGCAGATATTAGGGCGGATTCAGAGCCGGGAATATATAAAAAAACTGACAGAGACAGAGACGCAGAAACGGATTGCATATGAAGTTTCTGTAAGCAAACTGGAATGTGTAGAAGAATGA
- a CDS encoding transglycosylase domain-containing protein has protein sequence MNYGKKKASKRQKNVTSKAAMKKKRAGVRLFKAMLLTCLVAIVLCVAGGGLFIKKMIDDAPDITPEDVKPSKFTTQALADDETTVLDTFVDAGANRVYKSIDEIPKDLQNAFVAIEDSRFYEHNGIDLKGIVRAGLKGIISGHFSEGASTLTQQLIKNNVFPNFVNEDTFFDRVERKLQEQYLALEIEKQMTKSKILENYLNTINLGQNTLGVQAASKRYFGKDVSELTLSECATIAAITQNPGKYNPVTNPDKNAERREKVLNDMKEQGYINQTQYDEALADPVYERIQATNAQYEDSTSVSSYFIDAVADEVIEDLVNEMGYTETQAYNAVYSGGLSIITTQNVEMQKICEEELSDDSNYPSNIEWGISCAITVTHPDGTQDNYDHNTMRNYLYEKTGDKYCLTQSTQEEANAKVEEYIAAITSEGDTVDKRVKLSPQPQASIVVMDQYTGHVKAMVGGRGEKTESRSLNRATQSYKQPGSCFKILSTYAPALDVHGDTLATVIEDSPFSYSNGREVKNWWGSNYKGNMTIRECIEQSANVCTVKKFTEITPALGFKYLTENFNLTTLDSKSDIVQAACLGGISKGVYNIEMTAAYAAIANGGVYTEPVLYTKIYDHDGNLLFEKTPKTHTAIKETTAALLTNAMEGVITNGTGTAARMSNMPVAGKTGTTTDSVDLWLSAYTPYLTASVWTGYDDNKPMEGLSQSFHMKIWKNVMERIHEGYEYKDFEMPSSIEKKTICAKTGKLASSEACSAYTEYFAPGTAPTQSCPGHVVEKPDTDANSSDTSGETDDTTDNNSGTTTPPSDNSSDSSGNTSGGDSSSNSGSNSDSETPPTPPTP, from the coding sequence ATGAATTATGGAAAAAAGAAAGCTTCAAAACGGCAGAAGAATGTTACTTCAAAAGCCGCTATGAAGAAAAAACGAGCTGGTGTCCGCCTTTTCAAGGCCATGCTGCTTACCTGTCTTGTCGCGATTGTACTATGTGTCGCCGGCGGCGGACTTTTCATCAAAAAGATGATTGATGATGCTCCAGATATCACCCCGGAAGATGTAAAACCTTCTAAGTTTACCACACAGGCACTTGCCGATGATGAGACAACCGTTCTTGATACTTTCGTAGATGCCGGTGCCAACCGTGTCTATAAATCAATTGACGAGATTCCAAAAGATCTGCAGAATGCGTTTGTTGCAATCGAAGACTCTCGTTTCTACGAACATAACGGTATTGATTTGAAAGGTATCGTAAGAGCCGGATTAAAAGGTATTATATCCGGACATTTTTCGGAAGGTGCGAGTACACTGACCCAACAGCTTATAAAGAACAATGTTTTTCCTAATTTCGTAAATGAAGATACGTTTTTTGACCGTGTAGAACGTAAGCTTCAAGAGCAATATCTGGCTCTGGAAATTGAAAAACAGATGACCAAAAGTAAAATTCTTGAAAATTATCTGAATACAATTAACCTTGGACAAAATACCCTCGGTGTACAGGCCGCTTCGAAGCGTTATTTTGGAAAAGATGTCAGTGAACTGACTTTATCAGAATGTGCGACGATTGCTGCAATCACACAGAACCCTGGAAAATATAACCCTGTCACTAACCCTGACAAGAATGCGGAGCGCCGCGAAAAGGTTCTCAATGATATGAAAGAACAGGGATATATCAATCAGACACAGTATGATGAGGCGCTTGCCGATCCTGTATATGAACGGATTCAGGCTACCAATGCCCAATACGAGGACAGTACTTCTGTCAGCTCCTATTTTATAGATGCTGTGGCAGATGAAGTTATCGAAGATCTCGTGAACGAGATGGGATATACAGAAACACAGGCCTACAATGCCGTGTATAGTGGCGGACTTAGCATCATCACCACACAGAATGTTGAGATGCAGAAGATTTGTGAGGAAGAACTCAGTGACGACAGCAATTACCCTTCGAATATCGAATGGGGCATCAGTTGTGCAATCACTGTGACTCATCCGGACGGAACACAGGACAATTATGATCACAATACGATGCGTAATTATCTGTATGAGAAAACCGGTGATAAATATTGTTTGACACAGTCGACGCAGGAAGAGGCGAATGCAAAAGTAGAGGAATACATCGCAGCGATCACCTCAGAAGGCGATACCGTAGACAAACGTGTAAAACTTTCCCCTCAGCCACAGGCTTCTATTGTCGTTATGGATCAATATACCGGACATGTCAAAGCAATGGTCGGAGGACGTGGAGAAAAGACCGAGAGCCGAAGCCTGAACCGTGCTACGCAATCCTATAAACAGCCTGGTTCCTGCTTTAAGATTTTATCCACATACGCACCTGCATTGGATGTGCATGGCGATACACTTGCAACTGTAATTGAGGATTCTCCATTTTCTTACTCAAATGGTCGTGAAGTAAAAAACTGGTGGGGAAGCAATTATAAAGGCAATATGACTATTCGAGAATGTATTGAACAGTCAGCTAACGTATGTACGGTGAAGAAATTTACAGAGATCACACCTGCACTTGGATTCAAATATCTGACTGAAAACTTTAACCTGACTACTTTAGATTCCAAGAGCGATATCGTACAGGCTGCCTGCCTTGGTGGTATCTCAAAAGGTGTTTATAATATCGAGATGACTGCTGCCTACGCAGCAATTGCAAACGGCGGTGTTTACACAGAGCCAGTTCTGTACACAAAGATTTATGACCATGACGGAAATCTGTTATTTGAAAAAACACCAAAGACACATACAGCTATTAAAGAGACAACTGCTGCATTACTCACAAATGCTATGGAAGGTGTTATCACAAACGGTACTGGTACTGCTGCCAGAATGTCTAACATGCCGGTTGCCGGAAAAACAGGTACTACAACAGACAGCGTTGACCTTTGGTTATCTGCCTACACTCCATACTTAACAGCTTCTGTATGGACGGGTTATGATGATAACAAACCGATGGAAGGTCTTAGCCAAAGTTTCCATATGAAGATTTGGAAAAATGTTATGGAACGTATTCATGAAGGATATGAGTATAAAGATTTCGAGATGCCATCTTCCATTGAGAAAAAGACGATTTGTGCAAAAACCGGAAAACTTGCAAGCAGTGAAGCCTGCAGTGCCTATACGGAATATTTTGCACCGGGAACTGCTCCTACTCAGAGTTGTCCTGGACACGTAGTTGAAAAGCCTGATACAGATGCGAATTCTTCTGACACCTCAGGTGAAACTGACGATACAACAGACAACAATAGCGGAACAACCACTCCGCCATCTGATAACAGCAGTGACAGCAGCGGAAATACAAGCGGTGGCGACAGTAGCAGCAACAGTGGCAGTAACAGCGACAGCGAAACCCCACCTACTCCGCCAACCCCTTAA
- the typA gene encoding translational GTPase TypA: MKKQREDIRNIAIIAHVDHGKTTLVDELLKQSGVFRANQEVAERVMDSNDIERERGITILAKNTAVYYKDTKINIIDTPGHADFGGEVERVLKMVNGVILVVDAFEGAMPQTKFVLKKALELQLPVIVCINKIDRPEARPEEVIDEILELFMDLDASDEQLDCPFVYASAKAGHAILDLTDEPENMIPLFETILDYIPAPEGDPDTDTQVLISTIDYNEYVGRIGIGKVDNGTIAVNQDMVVVNAHEPDKQKKVKISKLYEFDGLNKVEVKEATIGSIVAISGISDISIGDTLCSPENPVAIPFQKISEPTIAMQFIVNDSPFAGQEGKFVTSRHLRDRLLRELNTDVSLRVEESENADSFRVSGRGELHLSVLIENMRREGYEFAVSKAEVLYKKDENGKLLEPIETAYIDVPDEFTGTVIDKLSQRKGELQNMSASNGTTTRLEFSIPARGLIGYRGEFMTDTKGNGILNTAFDGYAPYKGDIQYRKQGSLIAFETGESVTYGLYSAQERGTLFIGAGEKVYSGMVIGQNGKAEDIELNVCKTKHLTNTRSSGADDALKLTTPRILSLEEALDFIDTDELLEVTPQSLRIRKKILDSKMRKRGKL; encoded by the coding sequence ATGAAGAAACAAAGAGAAGATATTAGAAATATTGCCATCATCGCTCACGTTGACCACGGAAAGACAACACTGGTAGACGAGCTTTTAAAGCAAAGCGGTGTATTCCGCGCCAATCAGGAAGTGGCTGAGCGTGTCATGGATTCCAACGATATCGAGCGTGAACGTGGAATCACTATTTTGGCAAAAAATACAGCCGTATACTATAAAGATACGAAGATCAACATCATCGACACACCTGGACATGCCGATTTCGGCGGTGAGGTAGAGCGTGTCTTAAAGATGGTAAACGGTGTTATCCTTGTCGTAGATGCATTTGAAGGTGCGATGCCTCAGACAAAATTCGTATTGAAAAAAGCGTTGGAGTTACAGCTTCCGGTCATCGTCTGCATCAATAAAATTGACCGTCCGGAGGCAAGACCGGAAGAGGTCATCGACGAGATTTTAGAATTGTTCATGGATCTTGACGCATCTGACGAACAGTTGGACTGCCCATTTGTATATGCATCTGCCAAAGCCGGACATGCCATCTTAGATTTGACAGATGAACCGGAAAATATGATTCCATTATTCGAGACAATTTTAGATTATATCCCTGCTCCGGAAGGTGATCCTGACACCGATACACAGGTTCTTATCAGCACGATCGACTACAATGAATATGTCGGACGTATTGGTATCGGAAAAGTAGACAACGGTACGATCGCCGTAAATCAGGACATGGTTGTCGTAAACGCCCACGAACCTGACAAACAGAAAAAAGTAAAAATCAGCAAATTATATGAATTTGACGGACTCAACAAAGTAGAAGTAAAAGAGGCAACAATCGGATCGATCGTTGCAATTTCAGGAATTTCAGATATTTCTATCGGTGACACACTCTGTTCTCCTGAAAATCCGGTTGCAATCCCATTCCAAAAGATTTCAGAACCAACGATTGCAATGCAGTTTATCGTCAATGACAGCCCATTTGCCGGACAGGAAGGAAAATTTGTAACGTCCCGCCACCTGCGTGACCGTCTGCTGCGTGAATTGAATACAGATGTCAGTCTCCGTGTCGAAGAGTCAGAAAACGCAGACAGTTTCCGTGTATCCGGACGTGGTGAACTTCACTTGTCCGTTCTTATCGAAAACATGAGACGTGAAGGTTATGAATTTGCAGTAAGCAAGGCGGAAGTTCTCTATAAAAAAGATGAGAACGGCAAACTCTTAGAGCCAATCGAGACTGCATACATCGACGTACCGGATGAATTTACCGGAACAGTCATCGACAAGTTAAGTCAGCGAAAAGGAGAACTCCAGAATATGAGCGCCTCCAACGGGACAACTACAAGACTGGAATTTTCAATCCCTGCAAGAGGTCTGATCGGATACCGTGGGGAATTCATGACAGACACAAAAGGAAATGGAATTTTAAATACTGCATTTGACGGCTACGCACCATATAAAGGAGACATTCAGTATCGCAAACAAGGTTCTCTGATTGCTTTTGAAACTGGCGAATCTGTTACTTACGGATTGTACAGCGCTCAAGAGCGAGGTACTCTCTTTATCGGGGCCGGAGAAAAGGTATATTCCGGAATGGTCATCGGACAGAACGGAAAAGCTGAAGATATTGAACTCAACGTATGTAAAACAAAACATTTAACAAACACCCGCTCTTCCGGTGCCGATGATGCGCTCAAGCTTACAACTCCACGTATTTTGAGTTTGGAAGAAGCGCTTGATTTTATCGATACCGACGAGCTGTTAGAAGTAACACCACAGTCACTTCGTATCCGTAAAAAAATTCTGGATTCCAAGATGAGAAAAAGAGGAAAACTATAG
- the hprK gene encoding HPr(Ser) kinase/phosphatase, whose protein sequence is MSGVKMSEMVEKMNLKNLTPDIDMTEKCLTVPDINRPALQLTGYFDHFDSERVQVIGYVEYTYLQTLPIEQKKKIYKQLLSYKIPCLVFTTEIFPDEELLKQANETDTPVFSTEQKTSPFQAELIRWLNVELAPCISIHGVLVDVYGVGVLIMGESGIGKSEAALELIKRGHRLVTDDVVEIRRVSDDTLVGSAPDITKHLIELRGIGIVDVKTLFGVQSVRETQAIDLVITLEDWNKEKEYDRLGLEEEYTEFLGNKVVCHSIPIRPGRNLAIIVESASVNHRQKQMGYNAAQELYRRVQESLTRK, encoded by the coding sequence ATGTCAGGAGTAAAAATGAGTGAGATGGTGGAAAAGATGAATTTGAAAAATCTGACACCAGATATTGATATGACAGAAAAATGTCTTACAGTGCCGGATATCAACCGTCCGGCTTTGCAGTTGACGGGATACTTTGATCACTTTGATTCAGAGCGTGTGCAGGTAATCGGATATGTCGAATATACTTATTTGCAGACACTGCCGATAGAACAGAAAAAGAAGATATACAAACAGCTTTTATCTTATAAAATTCCTTGCCTTGTGTTTACAACAGAGATTTTCCCGGATGAGGAGTTGTTAAAGCAGGCAAATGAGACTGATACCCCTGTATTCTCCACAGAGCAGAAGACATCACCGTTTCAGGCTGAGTTGATTCGCTGGCTGAATGTGGAATTGGCGCCTTGTATTTCTATCCACGGTGTTTTAGTGGATGTGTACGGTGTTGGCGTTCTTATTATGGGGGAAAGCGGTATCGGCAAGAGTGAAGCAGCGCTGGAATTAATAAAAAGAGGACATCGTCTTGTTACAGATGACGTAGTCGAGATCAGAAGAGTCAGTGATGATACACTCGTCGGCTCGGCGCCTGATATTACGAAACATTTAATTGAACTTCGTGGTATCGGTATTGTGGATGTGAAGACGCTATTTGGTGTACAAAGTGTAAGGGAGACACAGGCGATCGATCTTGTGATTACACTGGAAGACTGGAACAAAGAAAAAGAATATGACAGACTTGGGCTGGAAGAAGAATACACGGAATTTTTGGGAAATAAAGTTGTGTGCCATTCGATTCCGATTCGTCCGGGACGTAACCTTGCCATTATCGTAGAATCTGCTTCTGTTAACCACAGACAGAAACAGATGGGTTACAATGCAGCACAGGAATTATACAGACGTGTACAGGAAAGTTTGACAAGAAAGTAG